In Morganella morganii, the following are encoded in one genomic region:
- a CDS encoding fimbrial protein, with protein sequence MKKSIIGKSLISALLAGTAMSASAVDQTGTISFKGFIYNATCSIDLNDTNSPNVDVLMGRYPTSAFTETGTMVGGKDGYGELNISLTDCPDQGKVKLQLHGKPKDGDNELLELDNPNASTTAKNIAVLIFENGDTNNDPVVIDGSKTEEYNVSSSASWKGSYTAYYYSTADDVEAGQADATLNYTLSYN encoded by the coding sequence ATGAAAAAATCTATAATTGGTAAATCATTAATTTCTGCATTACTTGCCGGTACTGCTATGAGTGCATCCGCAGTTGATCAGACAGGTACAATTTCCTTTAAAGGCTTTATTTATAATGCCACCTGTTCGATTGATCTTAACGATACTAACTCTCCTAATGTTGATGTGTTAATGGGTCGTTATCCGACCAGTGCATTTACAGAAACCGGCACTATGGTTGGCGGAAAAGATGGCTACGGTGAACTGAATATTTCATTAACAGACTGCCCGGATCAGGGAAAAGTAAAATTACAGTTACATGGTAAGCCAAAAGATGGTGATAACGAGCTGTTAGAATTAGATAACCCGAACGCAAGTACAACGGCTAAAAATATTGCTGTCCTTATATTTGAGAATGGTGATACCAATAATGACCCTGTTGTGATTGATGGCTCAAAAACAGAGGAATATAACGTATCTTCCAGCGCATCATGGAAGGGAAGTTATACCGCATACTACTACAGTACCGCTGACGACGTTGAAGCCGGCCAGGCGGATGCAACGCTGAATTATACGCTCTCATATAATTAA
- a CDS encoding fimbrial biogenesis chaperone: protein MFTKTNILSACALLLLVSESYAGFGLETTRVIYHEKNNSEGVVAFNTDKGRNYLLQSWVEDKAGNVSPDFVSTPPLVKLRAEKKNTLQITKVASLPADRESLYWLNVKFVAPSEEGQENVLRYSMTNRIKILYRPAALDNSRDIETYANKLDWSVSGNRLTVNNSTPYYVNISKITVNNQEVKLPAGYISPKSAETITAPQAIKAPANVKLTYINDYGKAVELSYSAK from the coding sequence ATGTTCACTAAAACAAATATTCTCTCTGCTTGTGCATTACTTCTTTTGGTATCAGAAAGCTATGCCGGTTTTGGTTTAGAAACAACCCGCGTTATTTATCATGAAAAAAATAACAGCGAGGGTGTTGTTGCCTTTAATACCGACAAAGGCAGAAATTATCTTTTGCAGTCATGGGTTGAAGATAAAGCAGGAAATGTCAGCCCTGATTTTGTTTCAACACCACCACTCGTCAAATTACGGGCTGAAAAAAAGAATACATTACAGATCACAAAAGTGGCGTCATTACCGGCTGACAGAGAGTCTCTTTACTGGCTGAATGTTAAGTTTGTGGCGCCGAGTGAGGAAGGCCAGGAAAACGTTCTGCGCTACTCGATGACCAACAGAATAAAAATCCTGTATCGTCCGGCGGCTCTCGATAACAGCCGTGATATTGAAACCTATGCGAATAAGTTAGACTGGTCTGTTTCAGGTAACCGCCTTACGGTTAATAACAGCACGCCTTATTATGTAAATATTTCAAAAATAACGGTTAACAACCAGGAAGTAAAACTGCCTGCCGGATATATATCGCCAAAATCGGCAGAGACAATAACGGCCCCGCAGGCAATTAAAGCACCTGCAAATGTAAAACTGACATACATAAATGATTACGGTAAAGCCGTTGAATTAAGTTATTCTGCTAAATAA
- a CDS encoding fimbria/pilus outer membrane usher protein, which produces MADDYYPASLFNIPGSNSQLTNEDVNVFKENDNAPGKYKVTLIINNNKITTKEIDFVLRKNNAGNEKLIPCFSREEWENTGLDFPSSDNDDTGGCFNINDIEYTHGYLDLNTRIYALTTPQSYINKDKLEALEQENWDNGIPALFVNYLFSAVNRQHNGETKDSYYGNIQTRVNLGAWRYQNYSTWMNDDNNKNKWKNISNTLSRNINSLKSEFTVGNLYSSSQLFDSVKFRGIRLTTDRTMDPVSKTNYVPSISGMANSEAVVTVVQNGEIILRQSVPAGPFNLTEYYPMSNGGNLYVNVKETDGSEKNFIVPFSSISTLEKKGNMRYSISGGTYDSNNKGNGKKINQAEIFYGLTDFVTVFGGAFVAKDYQSGGIGAAFNFGAFGAITADILHAKATLNHDKASAGNAFRVNYSKRIEATNTSVSLVGYRHFDAKFYRFEDAMSYDENRNDHNKLKNEYTLSLNQPVFSGNSSLNLSTVIYEYTSGKRQKSYNAGFNSSFNKMNYGIYYNYYQGTRTENGKNNTYNVSMNLNIPLNIKDNTIWANYNISSDADHQTLQTAGLSGNYGENQQGSWDIYQSQGNKGTGNSGGLSSSYRSQYASVNAGYSYSKNNKNLSYGMNGSLLATQYGVVTAPALQNTNALVLTKDTAGVGIINGQSAQTNNSGLAVVSGMTPYRKNNIVIDTQTIPGDTEIENNIINDIVPTKGALILADFNVKKGYKLLITLKTPDNKEIPLGAKATMGGDTEYLVSNFNTLYFIADKEKGDIRVTWKQDGNMQQCIIRYDITGTLPTNGIYITKLNCQREI; this is translated from the coding sequence ATGGCTGATGATTATTATCCGGCCAGCCTATTTAACATTCCCGGCAGCAACTCACAACTGACTAATGAAGATGTCAATGTTTTCAAAGAAAATGATAATGCACCAGGAAAATACAAAGTAACTCTTATTATTAATAATAATAAAATTACCACAAAAGAGATTGATTTTGTTCTGAGAAAAAACAACGCCGGTAATGAAAAGCTCATTCCCTGTTTTTCAAGAGAAGAATGGGAAAACACAGGACTCGATTTTCCGTCATCAGATAATGATGATACCGGTGGCTGTTTTAATATCAATGACATTGAATATACGCATGGCTATCTCGACCTTAACACCCGGATTTATGCACTGACAACACCACAGTCATACATTAATAAAGATAAACTGGAAGCATTAGAGCAGGAAAACTGGGATAATGGTATCCCTGCACTTTTTGTTAACTATTTATTTTCGGCAGTAAATCGTCAGCACAATGGCGAAACAAAAGACAGCTATTATGGAAATATCCAGACCAGAGTCAATCTGGGTGCATGGCGTTATCAGAATTATTCCACCTGGATGAATGATGACAATAATAAAAACAAATGGAAAAATATCAGTAATACCTTATCGAGAAACATAAATTCACTGAAAAGTGAATTTACTGTCGGTAATTTATATTCATCATCACAGTTATTTGATTCTGTTAAATTTCGTGGTATTCGTCTGACAACAGACAGAACCATGGATCCGGTCAGTAAAACAAACTATGTTCCGTCAATTTCCGGCATGGCAAATTCAGAAGCCGTTGTCACTGTTGTTCAGAATGGTGAAATTATCCTGAGACAAAGTGTTCCTGCCGGTCCGTTTAATCTCACAGAATATTACCCGATGAGTAATGGCGGAAACCTGTATGTTAATGTTAAAGAAACTGATGGTAGTGAGAAAAATTTCATCGTTCCTTTCTCTTCAATTTCCACACTGGAAAAGAAAGGAAATATGCGTTACAGCATTTCCGGCGGAACCTATGACAGCAATAACAAAGGTAACGGAAAGAAAATCAATCAGGCAGAAATATTTTATGGCCTGACCGATTTTGTCACCGTTTTCGGCGGAGCATTTGTTGCCAAAGATTATCAATCCGGCGGTATCGGTGCTGCATTTAACTTTGGTGCTTTTGGTGCAATCACAGCCGATATCCTGCATGCAAAAGCAACTCTTAATCACGATAAAGCCTCTGCCGGGAATGCGTTTCGCGTTAACTACTCGAAGAGAATAGAAGCAACAAATACCAGCGTATCCCTGGTGGGTTACCGTCACTTTGATGCTAAATTTTATCGTTTCGAGGATGCAATGTCATATGATGAAAACCGGAACGACCATAATAAACTTAAAAATGAATACACTTTATCACTGAATCAGCCTGTTTTTTCCGGCAATTCATCGCTTAATCTGTCGACTGTTATTTATGAATATACATCCGGTAAAAGACAAAAATCCTATAATGCCGGGTTCAACAGCTCATTTAACAAAATGAACTACGGTATATATTATAATTATTATCAGGGCACAAGAACTGAGAATGGTAAAAATAATACCTATAATGTCAGTATGAACCTTAATATTCCGCTCAATATTAAAGATAATACCATCTGGGCAAATTATAATATTTCTTCCGATGCCGATCATCAGACGTTACAGACTGCCGGGCTCAGCGGGAATTATGGTGAGAACCAACAAGGCAGCTGGGATATTTATCAGAGTCAGGGTAATAAAGGCACCGGGAATTCAGGCGGTCTGAGTAGTTCCTATCGCTCACAATATGCGTCTGTTAATGCCGGTTATTCATACAGTAAAAATAATAAAAATCTCAGCTATGGCATGAATGGTTCATTGCTGGCCACACAATATGGCGTAGTTACCGCTCCCGCATTGCAGAATACCAATGCACTGGTACTGACCAAAGATACTGCCGGTGTGGGTATCATTAACGGTCAGTCTGCTCAGACAAATAATTCGGGCCTTGCTGTTGTTTCCGGTATGACGCCATACCGGAAAAATAATATTGTGATTGATACTCAGACCATCCCCGGTGATACCGAGATCGAAAATAATATTATTAACGATATTGTTCCGACAAAAGGCGCACTGATTCTGGCCGATTTCAATGTGAAGAAAGGCTACAAACTGCTGATCACACTGAAAACACCTGATAATAAAGAAATACCGTTAGGCGCAAAAGCAACGATGGGTGGTGATACTGAATACCTGGTATCTAATTTTAATACGCTCTATTTCATTGCGGATAAAGAAAAAGGTGATATCCGCGTGACCTGGAAGCAGGACGGAAATATGCAGCAATGCATTATCCGGTATGACATTACCGGCACTTTACCCACGAACGGAATATATATTACAAAGCTGAATTGTCAGCGGGAGATTTGA
- a CDS encoding fimbrial protein — translation MTSTINLRLTGSIKQNQEVGRFTFVREGGIGGVADCGPNAGIHGYTSYSEGSGIVAKHYGDIDGYPAYHIYPGGDRNFVYVLIDNRTGMHFQNQPGSNIPVPAGPLLPLDLTVIIYAAKDNPDTLSLTGGAYIGTVLIQAYNPGGGTTAVGYSYRLKGKIESAPSSCSLENSDLEFKLPRAPVNAFSSKGFPDGNYKAEDNLFISCNGDLSAHMKLMAAKTENYNGKESVIVPDDEGNNNASGVGFVVTSPMNNDAVLVNQEFVKIADLQDGKTRVPLVAEYYRYGDSVKPGRLEANTQFILQFD, via the coding sequence ATGACGTCAACCATCAATCTGCGTCTTACCGGCAGTATAAAGCAGAATCAGGAAGTCGGCCGCTTCACATTTGTCCGTGAAGGCGGTATCGGCGGCGTGGCAGACTGCGGACCGAATGCCGGTATTCACGGCTATACCAGCTACAGTGAAGGCAGTGGTATTGTCGCCAAGCATTATGGTGATATTGACGGCTATCCTGCATATCATATTTATCCGGGCGGAGATCGGAATTTTGTTTATGTTCTGATCGATAACAGAACCGGTATGCATTTTCAAAACCAGCCGGGAAGTAATATTCCGGTTCCGGCAGGTCCGCTCCTGCCGCTTGACTTAACAGTTATTATTTATGCCGCAAAAGATAATCCGGATACGCTTTCTTTAACCGGCGGAGCATATATTGGTACTGTCTTAATTCAGGCATATAACCCCGGCGGCGGCACAACAGCGGTAGGATACAGTTACAGACTGAAAGGCAAGATTGAAAGCGCACCGTCATCATGTTCGCTGGAAAATTCTGACCTAGAATTTAAATTACCACGGGCACCGGTAAATGCCTTTTCGTCCAAAGGATTTCCGGACGGTAATTATAAAGCTGAAGATAATTTATTTATTTCATGTAACGGCGATCTGTCTGCTCATATGAAATTAATGGCGGCTAAAACAGAAAATTATAACGGAAAAGAGTCTGTTATCGTTCCTGATGATGAAGGTAATAATAATGCGTCCGGTGTCGGTTTTGTTGTCACATCACCGATGAATAATGATGCCGTACTGGTTAATCAGGAGTTTGTTAAAATCGCGGACTTACAGGACGGAAAAACACGTGTTCCGCTTGTTGCTGAATATTACCGCTATGGCGATTCCGTTAAACCCGGCAGGCTGGAAGCAAACACACAATTTATTCTGCAGTTTGACTGA
- a CDS encoding cation acetate symporter produces MKTRLSALLLSLLFPLLSHANAISGPVERQPVNYQAIIMFLVFVGLTLYITYWAAKRTRSRAEYYTAGGKITGFQNGLAIAGDFMSAASFLGISALVYTSGYDGLIYSIGFLIGWPVILFLIAERLRNLGRYTFADVVSYRLKARPIRVLSASGSLVVVALYLIAQMVGAGKLIELLFGLNYIVAVVLVGILMVFYVLFGGMLATTWVQIIKAVLLLAGASFMALMVMKAVDFNFNTLFKDAVAVHKNGLAIMSPGGLVSDPISALSLGLALMFGTAGLPHIIMRFFTVSDAKEARKSVFYATGFIGYFYILTFIIGFGAILLVSPNPVFKDAAGALIGGTNMAAVHLADAVGGNLFLGFISAVAFATILAVVAGLTLAGASAVSHDLYACAIKDGKANERDELKVSKVTVIILGIVAIGLGVLFEKQNIAFMVGLAFSIAASCNFPIILLSMYWKRLTTRGALAGGWLGLLTAVILMILGPTIWVNILGHEKAIYPYEYPALFSMFAAFIAAWLVSVTDNSAQGQEERSRFEAQFIRSQIGIGIEQGKSH; encoded by the coding sequence ATGAAAACGCGCCTTTCTGCTCTTCTGTTATCCCTGTTGTTTCCGCTGCTCAGTCACGCGAATGCCATCAGCGGGCCGGTGGAGCGCCAGCCGGTAAACTATCAGGCCATTATTATGTTTCTGGTTTTTGTCGGCCTGACACTGTACATCACTTACTGGGCGGCAAAACGGACACGTTCCCGTGCGGAGTATTACACCGCCGGGGGAAAAATTACCGGGTTTCAGAACGGACTGGCGATTGCCGGTGACTTTATGTCTGCCGCCTCCTTCCTCGGGATCTCCGCACTGGTTTACACCTCCGGTTATGACGGCCTGATTTACTCCATCGGCTTCCTGATCGGCTGGCCGGTGATCCTGTTCCTGATTGCGGAACGTCTGCGTAACCTCGGGCGCTACACTTTTGCGGATGTGGTTTCTTACCGTCTGAAAGCCAGGCCGATTCGTGTGCTGTCTGCCAGCGGTTCGCTGGTGGTGGTGGCGCTGTATCTGATAGCGCAGATGGTCGGGGCCGGTAAACTGATTGAGCTGTTATTCGGACTCAACTATATCGTGGCGGTTGTGCTGGTCGGCATCCTGATGGTGTTTTATGTCCTGTTCGGCGGCATGCTGGCAACGACCTGGGTGCAGATTATCAAAGCGGTTCTGTTACTCGCCGGTGCCAGCTTTATGGCACTGATGGTGATGAAAGCTGTAGATTTCAACTTTAACACCCTGTTTAAAGACGCGGTTGCGGTACATAAAAACGGGTTGGCGATTATGAGCCCGGGCGGGCTGGTATCGGATCCGATCTCCGCATTATCTCTGGGGCTGGCGCTGATGTTCGGTACCGCCGGGCTGCCGCATATTATCATGCGTTTCTTCACGGTCAGTGATGCCAAAGAAGCGCGTAAGAGTGTGTTTTATGCCACCGGATTCATTGGCTACTTCTATATCCTGACCTTTATTATCGGCTTCGGCGCCATTCTGCTGGTCAGCCCGAACCCGGTATTTAAGGATGCGGCAGGGGCACTGATCGGCGGCACCAACATGGCGGCGGTGCATCTGGCGGATGCGGTCGGCGGTAATCTGTTCCTCGGCTTTATCTCCGCCGTGGCATTCGCGACCATTCTGGCGGTTGTTGCCGGGCTGACCCTGGCGGGGGCTTCTGCGGTTTCCCATGATCTGTACGCTTGTGCTATCAAAGACGGCAAGGCCAATGAGCGGGATGAGTTAAAAGTCTCCAAAGTGACGGTGATTATTCTCGGGATTGTCGCCATCGGGCTGGGTGTTTTGTTTGAAAAACAAAACATTGCCTTTATGGTGGGGCTGGCTTTCTCTATCGCGGCGAGTTGTAACTTCCCGATCATTCTGCTCTCCATGTACTGGAAACGCCTGACCACACGCGGTGCACTGGCCGGAGGCTGGCTGGGATTATTAACCGCTGTGATCCTGATGATCCTGGGACCGACTATCTGGGTCAATATTCTCGGGCACGAAAAAGCGATTTATCCGTATGAATATCCGGCACTTTTCTCAATGTTTGCTGCCTTTATTGCGGCCTGGCTGGTGTCTGTGACGGATAACTCCGCACAGGGTCAGGAAGAACGCAGCCGCTTTGAGGCGCAGTTTATCCGCTCTCAGATTGGCATCGGAATCGAGCAGGGTAAATCTCACTGA
- a CDS encoding DUF485 domain-containing protein, which yields MSASIYQQVENDPRFQELVRKRSRFSWTLSAITLVLYVSFIILIAFDPQWLGTPLGEGLTITRGIPVGVGLIVSAFVLTGIYTIRANGEFDRLTAEIISGVKQ from the coding sequence ATGAGCGCATCCATTTATCAGCAGGTGGAGAACGACCCTCGCTTTCAGGAACTGGTCAGAAAGCGCAGTCGGTTCTCATGGACATTGTCCGCTATCACACTTGTGCTGTATGTCAGCTTTATTATTCTGATAGCCTTTGACCCGCAATGGCTGGGTACGCCACTCGGCGAAGGTCTGACGATTACCCGCGGGATACCTGTCGGCGTCGGGCTGATTGTCAGTGCGTTTGTCCTGACCGGTATTTATACCATCCGCGCAAACGGTGAATTCGACCGTCTGACCGCCGAAATCATCAGCGGGGTGAAACAATGA